One Vampirovibrio chlorellavorus genomic window carries:
- a CDS encoding DUF120 domain-containing protein — protein sequence MFSVLINQNEQVFSEYFKTKLFPGSLNISIDPPASQSLRNDLDNGRYKPDFIIPREHLVGMPPYIGDGQAWRCNLISEKIPSDINTWVFRRIGSKVPHEVLEIVSSSRLVEPYGLRHEDPVIVELIENTEFIRGVHFA from the coding sequence ATGTTTAGTGTCTTGATCAATCAGAACGAACAAGTCTTTTCAGAGTATTTCAAGACCAAACTTTTTCCTGGTTCTTTGAATATTTCCATTGATCCCCCAGCTTCTCAATCCCTAAGGAACGATCTAGACAATGGCCGATATAAACCGGATTTTATTATCCCGAGAGAACACCTAGTCGGAATGCCTCCTTACATAGGTGACGGGCAAGCATGGAGATGCAATCTGATTTCAGAGAAAATCCCTTCTGATATAAATACTTGGGTTTTCAGGAGAATTGGTTCAAAGGTGCCTCATGAAGTCTTGGAGATCGTATCGTCATCAAGGCTGGTAGAACCTTATGGCTTAAGGCATGAAGATCCAGTGATCGTAGAGCTAATTGAAAACACGGAATTTATCAGAGGGGTGCACTTTGCCTGA
- a CDS encoding phage portal protein has translation MSAAFGKQSQAMRLISHAKVGRAVWSGRDYGKFADQGFRRNAIAYSCISMICDSIKTVPWVLYQGQGDNRKELSEHPLLKLLAKPNPTQSGSDFMESLAGFYLIAGNAYIEAILTNKGAKELWLHRPDRMKVIPGSSGLPQGYEYQAGGEAYRWDVDPIKGTAPILHMKTFNPLDDWYGMSFIEAAAYGIDLHNTSNAHNKALLDNGAAPSAVITYKAEDGSPLTDTQFYRLKQEIEEEYTGARNAGRPLLLENITWQSLGFSPRELDWLQGKNVTAREIGRVFRVPSQMLDIEGSQTYANMEQAKLGFWEDAVIPILVKIRDALNQWLVPTFGDDLFLDFNLDDVSALIPRRAERFERNVKAVEAGLLTINEARADLGYEPVEGGDVILVQASRLPLVFSIENHTDESTPDV, from the coding sequence ATGTCTGCCGCATTCGGCAAGCAATCCCAAGCCATGCGACTGATTTCCCATGCCAAGGTGGGCCGGGCGGTCTGGAGCGGACGCGATTACGGGAAATTTGCCGATCAAGGCTTTCGGCGTAATGCCATTGCTTATTCTTGTATTTCCATGATCTGCGATTCAATCAAAACTGTTCCGTGGGTGCTATATCAGGGTCAAGGGGATAATCGCAAGGAACTATCTGAGCACCCGCTTTTAAAGCTCTTGGCAAAACCGAACCCCACGCAATCGGGCAGTGATTTTATGGAATCCCTGGCCGGATTTTATCTGATTGCCGGAAATGCCTATATCGAAGCTATCCTCACCAATAAAGGCGCCAAGGAATTATGGCTCCACCGGCCCGATCGGATGAAAGTTATTCCTGGCTCCAGCGGACTACCACAGGGGTATGAGTACCAGGCCGGAGGTGAAGCATACCGCTGGGATGTCGATCCTATCAAGGGCACAGCACCGATCCTGCATATGAAAACCTTTAATCCCCTGGATGACTGGTACGGGATGAGTTTTATCGAAGCTGCCGCTTACGGCATTGATCTCCATAACACTTCAAACGCCCACAACAAAGCATTACTGGATAACGGGGCCGCTCCATCGGCGGTGATTACCTACAAAGCCGAAGACGGCAGCCCTTTGACGGATACGCAGTTTTACCGACTGAAGCAAGAAATCGAGGAGGAATATACAGGTGCTCGGAACGCTGGCAGGCCGCTTTTACTTGAAAACATCACCTGGCAGTCGCTCGGATTCTCACCCAGAGAACTCGACTGGCTACAGGGCAAAAACGTTACTGCCCGAGAAATCGGTCGCGTCTTCAGAGTCCCGTCTCAAATGCTGGATATCGAAGGCTCTCAGACCTACGCCAACATGGAGCAAGCGAAACTTGGTTTTTGGGAAGATGCGGTCATTCCCATCCTGGTCAAGATACGGGATGCCCTGAACCAATGGCTGGTTCCGACTTTTGGAGATGACCTGTTTCTGGATTTTAACCTCGATGATGTCTCAGCACTTATTCCCAGACGGGCTGAACGGTTTGAACGCAACGTAAAAGCTGTGGAAGCCGGTTTGCTGACCATTAACGAAGCTCGGGCGGATCTCGGTTATGAACCCGTGGAAGGAGGCGATGTGATTCTGGTACAGGCCAGCAGACTGCCTCTGGTGTTCTCAATTGAGAACCACACTGATGAGAGTACCCCTGATGTTTAA
- a CDS encoding phage head closure protein, with protein sequence MIGRLRHRTKILVRSEIPDGGFGTSETFTELGTVWAQFIPVSGLKRIEAQSYGADVTHKVLMRYRGDVTDRHWLEWNNRRFEIKTFRYLDEKTDWLEFTVQEAELNP encoded by the coding sequence ATGATTGGCCGCCTTCGCCATCGAACCAAGATTCTGGTTCGTTCTGAAATCCCTGACGGAGGTTTCGGAACCTCGGAAACCTTTACCGAACTAGGCACCGTTTGGGCGCAGTTTATACCAGTTTCAGGCTTGAAACGCATTGAAGCCCAATCGTATGGAGCGGATGTGACCCATAAAGTGCTGATGCGTTACCGAGGGGATGTGACGGACAGGCATTGGCTGGAATGGAACAACCGGCGCTTTGAGATCAAGACCTTTCGCTATCTCGATGAAAAGACCGATTGGCTGGAATTCACGGTGCAAGAAGCGGAATTGAATCCATGA
- a CDS encoding ParB/RepB/Spo0J family partition protein — MKTQRLGFTDLIDVNLIVIDPDPIRKELDEAHIADLMESMTLLPMGPLDPIIVKPIEGGKYQIISGNHRYMAIKAGGWKEAPCHVIEPINDAEEFLMKLHANTKRKNLSDLEACEALAREQEIYETFYPQVRRGQNKVAPYGQFGRTENKPFTEVKAKAAGMAPRTIRRDIQIGKLVQEIPELKETGATKMEAYAISQRKPEERAVVREALQSSNNPPETLKSFTRHEPKQPAESSGDYAYRHFRDAHRLLKEGIDWKSVSRVEHIFELEQAEIFLRLAQACEDEHYRLQQAVHEIRQQYG; from the coding sequence ATGAAAACGCAGAGACTCGGTTTTACGGATCTGATCGATGTGAATCTGATTGTGATCGATCCCGATCCCATCCGTAAGGAACTGGATGAGGCCCATATCGCGGATTTGATGGAAAGTATGACTCTCCTTCCCATGGGGCCACTGGACCCCATTATCGTTAAACCCATCGAAGGGGGCAAATACCAGATCATTAGCGGGAACCATCGGTATATGGCGATAAAAGCGGGTGGCTGGAAAGAGGCCCCTTGCCATGTCATTGAACCCATCAATGATGCCGAAGAGTTCCTGATGAAGCTCCACGCCAATACCAAGCGCAAGAACCTGAGCGATCTGGAAGCGTGTGAAGCCCTAGCGCGCGAACAAGAGATCTACGAGACCTTTTATCCTCAAGTCCGTCGGGGGCAAAACAAGGTGGCACCGTACGGCCAGTTTGGCCGTACGGAGAATAAGCCCTTTACCGAAGTAAAGGCAAAAGCCGCCGGAATGGCTCCAAGAACCATTCGTCGGGATATCCAAATCGGCAAACTGGTGCAAGAGATACCGGAACTCAAGGAGACCGGCGCAACCAAAATGGAAGCCTATGCCATCTCCCAGAGAAAGCCGGAAGAGCGAGCGGTGGTAAGAGAAGCCCTCCAAAGCTCCAACAACCCTCCAGAAACGTTGAAGTCATTCACGCGGCATGAGCCAAAACAACCTGCTGAAAGTTCTGGTGATTACGCTTATCGGCATTTCCGGGATGCCCACCGATTGCTCAAAGAAGGCATTGACTGGAAATCGGTAAGCCGGGTGGAGCACATCTTTGAGTTGGAACAGGCCGAAATCTTCCTACGGCTTGCTCAAGCATGTGAAGACGAGCATTACCGCTTGCAACAAGCCGTCCATGAGATCCGACAGCAATACGGTTAA
- a CDS encoding HK97-gp10 family putative phage morphogenesis protein: protein MIDLRITLSENDAKNLQKAGEQAIEAIARVIEAFAIRIDREIKISIDRGAKSGRMYGKHQASAPGQAPATDTGGFVKSISWRSFNRGLSAEVGSHIFYAPFLEEGTSKMDPRPWLQPAYEKHADDIVDEVTETLKRFL, encoded by the coding sequence ATGATCGATCTACGCATCACCTTATCGGAAAATGATGCAAAAAATCTTCAAAAAGCCGGTGAACAAGCCATTGAAGCGATTGCCCGTGTCATTGAAGCATTTGCTATTCGAATTGACCGGGAAATCAAAATCTCAATTGATCGTGGAGCAAAATCAGGACGGATGTATGGCAAGCATCAGGCATCCGCTCCCGGACAAGCGCCTGCAACCGATACCGGGGGCTTTGTGAAGTCCATTAGCTGGCGCAGCTTTAACCGGGGTCTATCGGCTGAAGTGGGATCTCATATTTTTTACGCGCCCTTTCTGGAAGAAGGGACCAGCAAAATGGATCCTCGCCCCTGGCTGCAACCAGCCTATGAAAAACATGCCGATGACATCGTGGATGAGGTAACTGAAACCCTGAAGAGATTCTTATGA
- a CDS encoding Lrp/AsnC family transcriptional regulator, with translation MTPLSENWLDDLSWQILEALQKDARVSFKDLGERIGLTGGAVAERVRKMEEMGIIKGYRAEVDFTRLGLNVVAFIKLSFSSREQQEKGRAFIQAKPEVVVVHQILGGDAVMLRGVFPSIPALEAFIQELWEFGTVATSIITSSQVQVNSRNRFPGLYQ, from the coding sequence ATGACCCCGCTCTCTGAAAACTGGCTGGATGACCTCTCCTGGCAGATCCTGGAAGCCCTTCAAAAGGACGCCCGCGTGTCCTTCAAGGATCTCGGAGAGCGGATTGGACTGACCGGGGGAGCCGTGGCCGAGCGAGTCCGAAAGATGGAAGAGATGGGCATTATCAAAGGGTATCGGGCCGAAGTGGATTTCACCCGATTGGGACTGAATGTGGTTGCCTTTATCAAGCTCAGTTTTTCATCCCGTGAACAACAGGAAAAGGGACGCGCCTTCATCCAGGCCAAACCAGAAGTCGTAGTGGTTCACCAGATTTTAGGCGGGGATGCCGTGATGCTGCGGGGCGTTTTTCCCTCCATTCCGGCACTAGAAGCGTTTATCCAGGAGCTTTGGGAATTTGGAACGGTCGCTACATCCATCATTACATCCAGTCAGGTTCAGGTTAATAGCAGGAACCGTTTTCCAGGCTTGTACCAGTAG
- a CDS encoding helix-turn-helix domain-containing protein produces the protein MRVTIQQAVERRGKTLYRLSADLEIPFQTVYGWQNMNKVPKPEYLDLICCYLQCQIGEILKPENPEYSP, from the coding sequence ATGAGAGTTACGATTCAACAAGCCGTAGAGCGGCGTGGCAAAACGCTGTATCGGTTATCTGCCGATCTGGAAATTCCTTTTCAGACGGTCTATGGCTGGCAAAATATGAATAAAGTCCCCAAGCCGGAATATCTAGATCTGATCTGCTGTTACTTGCAATGTCAGATCGGGGAAATATTAAAGCCTGAAAACCCGGAGTATTCTCCCTGA
- a CDS encoding HK97 family phage prohead protease: MDKLFLEVPFEIKAINDEDGTFEGYGSIFGNIDADGDVIEPGAFGKSLMNHKTSNTQPALLWMHDPYNPVGRYLEVREDSRGLYVKGQLILESSQGRDAYALLKGGAINGLSIGYVPKEWEFDRAQKARKLKEVDLWEVSLVTFPANSMARVMVVKNKITAGEVPSFRELEKFLSRECGMSRKESEVLLKSGYEAYASFATNQRTDDEEPDEDFESKGLSDEQRDALIAILKDM, translated from the coding sequence ATGGACAAACTGTTTTTAGAAGTGCCCTTTGAAATCAAGGCCATCAACGATGAGGACGGGACTTTTGAAGGGTATGGCTCTATCTTCGGCAATATCGATGCGGACGGGGATGTGATTGAGCCAGGTGCTTTTGGCAAATCCCTGATGAATCATAAAACTAGCAACACCCAGCCTGCTTTGCTCTGGATGCATGACCCCTATAATCCGGTGGGTCGCTATCTGGAAGTCCGCGAAGATTCCCGTGGGCTGTATGTCAAAGGACAACTGATTCTGGAAAGCTCCCAGGGCCGGGACGCTTACGCCCTGCTCAAAGGAGGAGCGATCAACGGGCTATCGATTGGCTATGTGCCCAAGGAATGGGAGTTTGATCGAGCGCAAAAGGCCCGAAAGCTGAAAGAAGTGGATCTCTGGGAAGTGTCGCTTGTGACCTTTCCAGCTAATTCCATGGCTCGGGTCATGGTGGTCAAAAACAAGATTACGGCTGGGGAAGTGCCGTCTTTTCGAGAATTGGAAAAGTTCTTAAGCAGAGAATGCGGCATGAGCCGCAAGGAATCCGAAGTCTTATTGAAATCCGGTTATGAAGCGTATGCCTCATTTGCAACCAATCAACGAACAGATGATGAAGAGCCTGATGAAGATTTCGAGTCCAAGGGACTGAGCGATGAGCAGCGGGATGCGCTGATCGCCATTCTGAAGGACATGTAA
- a CDS encoding phage minor head protein, which produces MRVPLMFNLPNDKAKQRFQEAFLRIEFAFDKALAYRLGVDLDKLSRQAAEVYERGGLIAALDLVSRFEEPIQVHLVDHLTQTYIRFADETIGTLDPALGRSANFTIAAQRYARTYGAAKVKNISDTTRHQIQHVVEHALAEGLSVPDIQWRIVEKTGGQIARSRARTIAQTEVHAAASAGSQTAIESLQRPYRKEWIAAVQPGRTRPWHLVANGQVVDGNEQFLVDGEGLRYPGDPMGSARNIINCRCVNAYLI; this is translated from the coding sequence ATGAGAGTACCCCTGATGTTTAATCTGCCCAATGATAAAGCAAAGCAGCGCTTTCAGGAAGCTTTTTTAAGAATTGAATTTGCGTTTGATAAGGCTCTTGCCTACCGTCTGGGCGTGGATCTCGATAAGCTCTCCCGCCAGGCAGCAGAAGTGTATGAGCGCGGAGGCTTAATCGCCGCTCTAGATTTGGTTTCCCGTTTTGAAGAGCCCATTCAGGTGCATCTGGTGGATCATCTTACCCAGACCTATATCCGTTTTGCCGATGAAACCATCGGGACTCTGGATCCCGCCTTGGGTCGGTCGGCCAACTTTACCATTGCCGCTCAGCGGTATGCCCGCACCTATGGTGCGGCCAAAGTCAAAAACATCAGTGATACCACCCGGCATCAGATCCAGCATGTCGTTGAGCATGCCTTAGCGGAAGGGTTGAGTGTCCCTGATATTCAATGGCGGATTGTTGAGAAAACCGGCGGGCAGATTGCTCGATCCCGAGCCCGCACTATAGCGCAAACGGAAGTGCATGCCGCTGCCAGCGCCGGTTCCCAAACCGCTATTGAATCTTTGCAGCGTCCTTACCGAAAGGAATGGATTGCCGCCGTCCAGCCGGGACGGACCCGGCCCTGGCATCTGGTAGCCAATGGTCAGGTTGTGGATGGGAATGAACAGTTCCTAGTCGATGGGGAGGGCTTGCGTTATCCGGGAGACCCGATGGGCTCGGCCCGGAACATTATCAACTGTCGCTGCGTGAATGCTTATCTGATTTGA
- a CDS encoding phage major capsid protein, protein MSFEQLKNLLEEHKTAVVALKEADSERAEEIKRLGSTTGATEQKMAEINAKLDSVEEQITSLETAMQRKAKEVIFRDGKKSYTADEMEHKEAFNQFLRKGHDVGLRELEAKAMSTLSDPDGGYMVAVPMSDRIIQYVYETTPMRELAGQVSISTRAYPGMYDNDEADAGWVGETETRTDTKTPQLGQFEIPVHEIYAKPKVTQTLLDDGVFDVESWLARKVGAKFSRKQNTAFIIGDGIKKPREILTYPAGTAHKQIEQVASGHASAITGDGIITLVGSLKEAYLANANFLMKRSTLTQLRTLKDGQGNYLWQTNYQLGLAQTLVGYPIRTGEDMPAVAAGALPIAFGDFREAYLIVDRQGVRVLRDPYSSKPFVEFYHTARVGGDVVNFEAIKLQKIST, encoded by the coding sequence ATGTCTTTTGAACAGTTAAAGAACCTTCTTGAAGAGCACAAGACCGCCGTGGTTGCTTTGAAAGAAGCGGATTCCGAGCGTGCCGAAGAAATCAAACGCCTTGGGAGCACGACCGGTGCCACGGAACAGAAAATGGCTGAAATCAATGCCAAGCTCGATTCCGTGGAAGAGCAAATCACCAGTTTAGAAACCGCCATGCAGCGTAAAGCTAAAGAAGTCATCTTCAGGGATGGCAAAAAATCATATACCGCCGATGAAATGGAGCACAAGGAAGCTTTCAACCAGTTCCTTCGCAAGGGCCATGACGTGGGCCTTCGGGAGTTGGAAGCCAAAGCCATGTCCACCCTTTCCGATCCCGATGGTGGCTATATGGTGGCGGTGCCCATGTCGGATCGCATCATTCAGTACGTGTATGAGACCACCCCCATGCGGGAGCTGGCGGGTCAGGTCAGTATCAGCACACGGGCTTATCCGGGGATGTATGACAATGATGAGGCTGATGCGGGCTGGGTAGGGGAAACCGAAACCCGAACCGATACCAAGACCCCGCAGTTGGGGCAATTTGAAATCCCGGTCCATGAAATCTACGCCAAGCCCAAAGTGACTCAAACACTTCTAGATGATGGCGTCTTTGATGTGGAAAGCTGGCTCGCTCGTAAAGTCGGGGCGAAGTTCTCGCGCAAGCAAAATACTGCCTTTATCATTGGAGACGGCATTAAAAAACCGCGTGAGATTCTGACCTATCCCGCTGGCACCGCGCATAAGCAGATTGAGCAAGTGGCAAGCGGTCATGCTAGCGCCATCACCGGTGACGGCATCATTACGCTGGTGGGCTCTTTGAAAGAAGCCTATCTGGCCAATGCCAACTTCCTGATGAAACGCTCCACCCTCACCCAGCTCCGTACCCTGAAAGACGGTCAAGGCAATTACTTGTGGCAGACCAATTATCAGTTGGGCCTAGCCCAAACCTTGGTGGGTTATCCGATTCGTACCGGAGAAGATATGCCTGCGGTAGCTGCGGGAGCGCTACCGATTGCTTTTGGCGATTTCCGGGAAGCGTATCTGATTGTGGACCGGCAGGGAGTTCGCGTATTGCGGGATCCCTATTCCTCCAAGCCTTTTGTCGAGTTTTACCATACGGCTCGCGTGGGCGGGGATGTGGTGAATTTTGAAGCCATCAAGCTGCAAAAGATTTCCACGTAA
- the pglZ gene encoding BREX-3 system phosphatase PglZ, with amino-acid sequence MSSWRDAILNDFVPNVSKLTLVADPNCLLTEEKLALELRERGFDLIEFNDPVEFRYAYESKYRSIWDLDKQTDLVVILRLHDTELESIPYDLLQAGRKLSFNLGDLFPNLSYPVIELLDRSLLDVLFDAQRKLSPDRMGDNATKDFILRHVFGMATELIANEVELLRALLRLHYGKLHLPLMLSERFIQVLEHHDVFKTWPISEILPDDESFFAFLQERWPVFLSKLGSANQILAGSPEFCLKYPGPDYLPFDHQDIKVYIDNLFLEGKLTPVEAKDIEVDAGSWLRSGIAMTSLDDEELRVSRLFELVEKDLPTAEARYTDWIAFALKWAELSSLVHCGSSIKHQTRLRGIGDALNTTFASWLADHYSSLINLPPTNPAMLHHVPRRLARDFEDSGSGSAALIVVDGLALDQWVTIRQLLLQQDGNLVMRETATFAWIPTLTSVSRQSIFSGKPPLYFPSSINSTNNEEKLWKQFWESHGLSRLDVTYQRGLGDGDASSVIDSAINPGKTKVVGLVVDKVDKIMHGMQLGSAGMHNQIKQWCQAGFLSSLVSKLLDYGYDVWLTADHGNIQCEGKGRPSEGVIAETRGERVRVYPTPELRSQVARPFPFAHEWQPVGLPPDYFPLVAGSRDAFINPGEAIVGHGGIAIEEVIVPLVKFERRGR; translated from the coding sequence ATGAGTAGTTGGAGAGACGCCATCCTGAACGACTTTGTACCCAACGTAAGCAAATTAACATTGGTTGCAGACCCGAACTGTCTATTGACCGAAGAAAAACTAGCGTTGGAGCTTCGGGAGCGCGGTTTTGATCTTATAGAGTTTAATGACCCGGTCGAATTCAGGTATGCATATGAATCCAAGTACCGGTCAATATGGGATTTAGATAAACAAACAGACCTGGTGGTGATACTCCGCTTGCACGATACCGAGCTGGAATCCATACCTTACGATCTGCTCCAGGCTGGTAGGAAGCTTTCGTTCAATCTTGGGGATCTCTTTCCCAACCTGAGCTATCCGGTCATTGAGTTGCTCGATCGAAGCCTGCTTGATGTACTCTTTGACGCCCAACGTAAGTTGTCTCCAGATCGTATGGGAGACAATGCCACCAAGGATTTTATTCTCCGCCATGTGTTCGGCATGGCCACTGAGTTGATTGCCAATGAGGTCGAGCTGCTTCGCGCTCTTCTTCGCCTACATTATGGAAAGCTTCATCTCCCACTGATGTTATCCGAGCGGTTCATACAAGTTCTCGAACATCATGACGTATTCAAGACTTGGCCAATTTCTGAAATTCTTCCAGACGACGAGTCCTTTTTCGCTTTTTTGCAGGAACGTTGGCCGGTGTTTCTTTCCAAGCTTGGCAGTGCCAATCAGATACTAGCAGGTTCGCCGGAATTTTGCCTTAAGTATCCCGGCCCAGATTATCTGCCTTTCGACCATCAGGACATCAAGGTTTACATTGACAATTTGTTCCTTGAAGGTAAACTCACGCCTGTTGAGGCCAAAGATATTGAAGTGGATGCCGGTTCCTGGCTTCGAAGCGGTATTGCTATGACTAGTTTAGATGACGAAGAGCTTCGTGTTTCCCGATTGTTTGAACTTGTCGAAAAGGATCTGCCCACAGCGGAAGCGCGTTACACTGACTGGATTGCTTTTGCGCTGAAATGGGCTGAACTTTCTTCGCTGGTTCATTGCGGCAGCAGCATCAAGCATCAGACCCGACTCAGAGGAATTGGCGATGCTCTGAACACAACCTTTGCTAGTTGGCTGGCCGACCATTATTCCAGTCTGATCAATCTGCCTCCGACAAATCCAGCCATGCTGCATCATGTGCCGCGTCGCCTAGCTCGGGATTTTGAGGATTCTGGGAGTGGCAGTGCCGCTCTGATTGTGGTTGATGGCCTTGCCCTCGACCAGTGGGTGACCATACGCCAGCTTCTGCTACAGCAGGATGGTAATCTAGTCATGCGCGAAACCGCAACTTTTGCCTGGATTCCAACGCTGACCTCGGTATCTAGACAGTCAATCTTCTCAGGCAAGCCACCGCTCTATTTCCCGTCATCCATCAACTCGACCAATAACGAAGAGAAGCTTTGGAAGCAGTTTTGGGAAAGCCATGGTTTGTCTCGATTGGATGTTACCTACCAGCGTGGTTTGGGCGACGGCGATGCATCCAGCGTAATTGACTCCGCGATCAATCCCGGCAAGACTAAGGTGGTTGGGCTAGTCGTGGACAAAGTCGACAAGATCATGCACGGCATGCAACTCGGCTCGGCCGGGATGCATAACCAGATCAAGCAATGGTGCCAAGCCGGATTTCTTTCTTCTCTGGTCAGCAAACTTCTGGATTACGGCTATGATGTTTGGCTAACCGCCGATCATGGCAATATTCAATGCGAAGGCAAAGGCCGACCATCTGAAGGTGTGATCGCCGAGACTCGCGGCGAGCGGGTTCGCGTATACCCCACTCCAGAACTCCGTTCTCAGGTTGCTAGGCCCTTTCCGTTTGCCCACGAATGGCAGCCGGTCGGTTTGCCACCAGATTATTTCCCCCTAGTAGCCGGTAGCCGCGACGCATTCATAAATCCGGGTGAGGCTATCGTAGGTCACGGCGGTATAGCCATCGAAGAAGTCATTGTGCCCCTTGTTAAGTTTGAAAGAAGGGGACGTTAA
- a CDS encoding head-tail connector protein, with amino-acid sequence MQIEYHQLTPPASEPLTLEETKAWLKVDHNVEDTLIQLLITTARERCEAITGLSLMIQQWVAYLPYWPMQPQEDWWDGVREGAFAWQIAQGIPLRHGPVRQIDDFTLFDGDGNGSPYPVEYYLLDKARDLLVLKSSAPTPKGERVINPIEITYTTGYGTVPGVIKAGLLKLIAHLYEHRGDEGNRIPKDVLGLWQPFVRVKV; translated from the coding sequence ATGCAGATTGAATACCACCAGCTCACGCCTCCGGCATCAGAACCTCTCACCTTGGAAGAGACCAAAGCCTGGCTGAAAGTGGATCATAACGTTGAAGATACTTTGATCCAACTCCTAATCACGACAGCTCGGGAACGCTGTGAAGCGATTACTGGCTTATCATTGATGATCCAGCAATGGGTGGCTTATTTACCGTATTGGCCCATGCAGCCTCAAGAGGACTGGTGGGACGGTGTTCGGGAAGGGGCTTTTGCCTGGCAGATCGCTCAAGGGATTCCCTTGCGACATGGCCCCGTTCGACAAATCGATGACTTTACCCTTTTTGACGGTGATGGCAACGGTTCTCCCTATCCGGTGGAGTATTATCTGCTGGATAAGGCCAGAGACCTGCTGGTTCTGAAGTCCAGTGCCCCGACTCCCAAGGGTGAACGGGTCATCAATCCCATTGAAATCACCTACACGACAGGGTATGGCACGGTTCCCGGAGTGATTAAAGCCGGATTGCTTAAACTGATTGCGCATCTCTATGAACACCGGGGGGATGAAGGCAACCGAATCCCCAAGGACGTGCTAGGGCTCTGGCAGCCGTTTGTAAGGGTGAAAGTATGA